Genomic segment of uncultured Desulfobacter sp.:
GCCTGAAATAGTTTCCGATTCTTCTTTGAAATAATTCCATGGTTGGGATAAGCGTTATCCATATAAAAATAAATCCGGGCAATATCCCCCCGAATCTCAGGCCGGGGTTCTGCTTTCTGATCTTCTATTTCCATATCACAGGAGCCAAAACGTCGGGGTTCACCCGGAATCATTGAATAAGAATAATTAGACCGTTGGGCGTTTATTTGCCCATTTGCCGGAGTCAGATTATACATATCGGATTGCATATACCGATAAAGCATATTGACCTTCTCTGCGCATTTCCGGCCTTTAAACGCCTTGCCCTTGTTGTCCACACAGGCCGGATCACCATCCCGCCACTCTTTAAAAGACTGTCCAAAGGCATGGGCTGGGACAACATGTTCCCATTCGATCCTGGTAGCTCGTTTGGAATGTTTGGTGTCAGGGGAAAATTTGTCAGACGGAATAATTTTCTTCTCCATAGTGAAGGGGCACCCACAATAAAAGGTTTCCCTGTGGTCATAATAAACCTGATTCAATAACCGTATTTTAGCTTTACTGAAAGAATCATTTGTTGTGTTGCCGCCAGCTATAGAAAGAGCAGGAAATAATATTAGGTTTAAGCAAATAACAGCTTTGATAATTTTCATATGGTGATCGTTCCTTTGATTAAGATCTATGGTTTTATATCTGGTATCCGCACTGACTGTCAAAATTCATAATATAAAAAATTTATTCTTGCGTTTCTTTGGCCGGGGAGGTTAATCTCCAATTAAATTGATTTTAAAAAGGAATTATCTATATCCGTATAACATTCAAAATATGCATGTTATCCCGTTAGATAAGTGGACATGAAAGATAAACGGAAACCACTGATCAACTTGTTAGTTTACAGGATTGAATATGAGAGATAGGTTTAGGCTGTTAGTTCATGAATCTACCGGTCAGAAATACGAAGACCTCTTCGTGAAAGTCATGGGGTATGCAGACTCATCGTTTAAACCTGTAAAAGCTCATGGCAATATTGGTGATCGAGGTAATGATGGTTGGTGTGCGAATGGAGGAAAGTATTTTCAAGTATACGCACCAGAAGATTTGCCAAGCAATGATGCCGCCTCGATCAAAAAGATGGAGAGTGATTTCGAGAAGCTGGTTTCTTACTGGAGTGCCATAGTTCCTATTCGGAAGTATATATTTGTTGTTAATGATAAGTACAAAGGAGTTTCACCTCATATTTATAAGGCGATTTCTGATTTAAAGGTGCGGCATAATCTTGATGATGCCACGATTTTTCTAGCTTCGAACTTGGAAAATTTATTGTTCGCCCAAAATCCGGATGTGATTAATAGTGTTTTGGGGGGCAGTAGCTTTGGGAGTGCGAGCAAAAGCATTTATGAGCACTTGGTTGATGATCTAACAAAAAAAATGTACCTCCAGTATTGGCCAGTTATTAGCGAGAACCTGATTGCTAACTCCATTGAGTCTGATGTGGTTGATGGTTTTTCAGATGCAAGCATGGTTGTCTTCAAAACAGTACTTCCAAATACAATTCCTTCATTAGAGTCTTCTATTAAAAATTTAGTTGATCGAGCCGATGTTCTTTGTTCGCATTTCACCGAGTCAGAATTTGCCTACTTAAGTGAAGATCTAAAATGGTGGCGCAGAGATATGCGCTGGAAGAAGATCTGGATGGATAATCAAGACGAGTACCATCGTAAATACGAGCTATATGATAATTGGAGAAGGCAGTTGTATACTTTGCATTGCAATTTTGTCTATGCCTTGAATTTGTTTTCATCTGAAGTAAGAAGTCATATTAACGCCAACTATTTTATGGGGCATCAATTCACTGTTGTAGATTCTCTGGGAACATATAATGGACTTAGAGGGTATGAAGCCATTCCTAGTGGATACAGAGATATAAACTAACAATCAACTGCAGCGGATCAAATTTCGCTGCGCGTAATTTGCCCGCTGAGTTGGGCGTTATGTTTTAAAATTGAACCTATAATAAAAATAGTATAGGTTAATAGAACAAGGATGGATTGAGATAGATTCCTCGGTAAAATTTGAAATGCCTGTCCTTGGGCATTCGAATTGCAATAAGCCGAATAGAAAGGAGGGCATCTATAATGAAAAGATTGTTCCTCGAATTATTAATTGTTCTTTTCAAATTGGTAATTGTGATTCTACAAAACATCAATTGGTAAAGAATCAATTACAATCCACGAAGTACTGGCCCTTTCTTCCAGTACTTCATTTTTCTTGCTCTATTTGTACAACAACCTATCCAACCATTATACCGTTAAAATTGAAACCTCTCAAAAATTGAAAGGAAGACCAATGAACGAATTGGATGAACTCAAAATTACTCTTAAAGAACTATTCGAACAAAGAGACGACCTCATTCCAGAAATAGAAAAATTATCCCCTGAACACCAAGATTTGATGTCCAAATTTAAGTCTATATCCGATAGGATTGTTCATAAGCAGCTTCGATTTCAGGAGGTAGTATCG
This window contains:
- a CDS encoding endonuclease, with the translated sequence MEKKIIPSDKFSPDTKHSKRATRIEWEHVVPAHAFGQSFKEWRDGDPACVDNKGKAFKGRKCAEKVNMLYRYMQSDMYNLTPANGQINAQRSNYSYSMIPGEPRRFGSCDMEIEDQKAEPRPEIRGDIARIYFYMDNAYPNHGIISKKNRKLFQAWDKDDPIDDWERERVKRIEAIQGNHNKFVE